A window of the Mucilaginibacter sp. cycad4 genome harbors these coding sequences:
- the gmd gene encoding GDP-mannose 4,6-dehydratase has translation MKKALITGITGQDGAYLAEFLLNKGYEVHGVKRRSSLLNTDRIDHLYHDPHDTGAKFSLHYGDLTDSTNLIRLIQEVQPDEIYNLAAQSHVKVSFETPEYTANADGVGVLRILEAVRLLDLTQKTRIYQASTSELYGLVQAVPQSETTPFYPRSPYAVAKLYGYWIVVNYREAYGMYACNGILFNHESPVRGETFVTRKITRATSKIALGSQNCLYVGNLSAQRDWGHAKDYIEAMWLMLQQETAEDFVIATGVTTTVRDFIRMAFMELGIEVEFSGKDENERGVIIDIDEERAIVLGLNLEALRFGQTVVKVDPRYFRPTEVDLLIGDATKAYTKLGWKPKYDLQALVTDMVLADLHLVKKDEYLKKGGFNTLNYFE, from the coding sequence ATGAAAAAGGCTTTAATAACAGGAATAACGGGTCAGGATGGCGCTTATTTAGCAGAGTTTTTGCTGAATAAAGGTTATGAGGTACATGGGGTTAAACGCCGTTCATCATTATTAAATACCGACAGGATAGATCATTTATACCATGATCCACATGATACTGGCGCTAAATTCAGCCTGCATTATGGCGATCTCACCGATTCAACTAACCTCATCAGGCTAATCCAGGAAGTTCAGCCCGATGAAATTTATAACCTGGCGGCTCAAAGCCATGTAAAAGTGAGCTTTGAAACACCCGAGTATACAGCCAATGCTGATGGGGTTGGTGTGCTGCGCATCCTTGAGGCAGTAAGGCTTCTTGATCTAACCCAAAAAACACGCATCTATCAGGCCTCCACATCCGAGCTTTATGGTTTGGTCCAGGCGGTGCCGCAAAGTGAAACTACACCATTTTATCCTCGCTCACCTTATGCTGTTGCAAAACTATATGGCTACTGGATTGTAGTTAATTATCGCGAAGCCTATGGTATGTATGCTTGCAACGGGATTTTGTTTAACCATGAAAGTCCGGTAAGGGGCGAAACTTTTGTTACCCGGAAAATTACCCGGGCAACATCAAAAATAGCCCTGGGCTCGCAAAACTGTTTGTATGTAGGTAATCTTTCGGCTCAGCGCGATTGGGGGCATGCCAAAGATTATATTGAGGCAATGTGGCTGATGCTGCAGCAGGAAACCGCCGAAGACTTTGTAATAGCAACCGGTGTAACCACTACCGTGCGCGATTTTATCAGGATGGCGTTCATGGAGCTGGGTATCGAAGTTGAATTTAGCGGGAAGGATGAGAACGAGCGCGGAGTGATCATTGATATTGATGAGGAAAGGGCCATTGTGCTTGGATTGAACCTGGAGGCTTTGAGGTTTGGGCAAACGGTTGTAAAGGTTGATCCCCGGTATTTCAGGCCGACAGAGGTTGATCTGTTAATTGGAGATGCGACCAAAGCGTATACTAAACTGGGCTGGAAACCAAAATACGACCTGCAGGCACTGGTGACTGATATGGTACTCGCAGATCTGCACCTGGTAAAAAAAGACGAATACCTGAAAAAAGGCGGGTTTAACACACTTAATTATTTTGAATAA